In the genome of Triticum urartu cultivar G1812 chromosome 5, Tu2.1, whole genome shotgun sequence, one region contains:
- the LOC125555922 gene encoding protein LURP-one-related 8-like, with translation MSRIHPNAEASRRLLRDGAGEAAACYTVWMRSSMGFQGTDGFSVYDAGGELAFRVDNYSRRRKIFAGELTLMDGHGAPLLSLRPQIISMHDQWNCYKAPEEGQAKRARSQQLFSVRKCSVLQNNREAEVYMSSACTTTTDASASDHGSTGHQSPGFWIEGCFRRRNCKIRRAHDGKEVARIARKKARTAATPDTAPLTLGEDVFSLVVQPDADCTMIMALVVVLDRICWRPYTPLICSS, from the exons ATGAGCCGCATACACCCCAACGCGGAGGCCTCCAGGCGTCTCCTGCGGGACggcgccggcgaggcggcggcgtgctACACGGTCTGGATGAGGTCCAGCATGGGCTTCCAGGGCACCGACGGCTTCTCCGTCTACGACGCCGGGGGCGAGCTGGCCTTCCGCGTCGACAACTACTCCCGCCGCCGGAAGATCTTCGCCGGCGAGCTCACGCTCATGGACGGCCACGGCGCGCCGCTCCTCTCCCTCAGGCCGCAG ATCATCAGCATGCACGACCAATGGAACTGCTACAAAGCACCAGAAGAAGGCCAAGCAAAGAGGGCAAGATCACAGCAGCTCTTCTCGGTGAGGAAATGCTCGGTCCTGCAGAACAACCGTGAAGCAGAAGTTTACATGTCTTCAGCCTGCACCACCACCACCGACGCATCAGCATCAGACCATGGCAGCACTGGCCACCAGTCCCCCGGCTTCTGGATCGAGGGCTGCTTCCGGAGGAGAAACTGCAAGATCCGCAGGGCCCACGACGGCAAAGAGGTGGCGAGGATCGCgaggaagaaggcgaggacaGCCGCGACGCCTGACACGGCGCCTCTGACGCTCGGCGAGGACGTCTTCAGCCTCGTGGTGCAACCGGACGCTGATTGCACGATGATCATGGCCCTCGTCGTCGTTCTGGACCGGATCTGCTGGAGGCCGTACACGCCGTTGATATGTTCTTCGTAG